The Chaetodon auriga isolate fChaAug3 chromosome 2, fChaAug3.hap1, whole genome shotgun sequence genome segment CATCAGAGGCTGCCGTCAGCTTCTGTGATACTGTTGAacgtctttgttctgttttgtgtttgttaatgCTCAGCGGGGGTAAAACTTAGACTTATCTTCAGCAGAGGAAACTTCAGGGGAGTCAAATGAGACTTTTTCAccaagaaaacaacatttttattccTGCTCAGGCAGACTTATGGGGACACCGAGTTTGCATGATTACACCAAGATAACAACTTGACTGACTGGCTTCTCTGCTGCACCTGTATTGCACTTGGGGATAACCTACTTATTACTGCGCTTCTGTTcacatttgatttcattttatcGAAGCTTTCAAACCTCATTTTATCCTGACTGCTGGTTGTGATCTGAGTTTTACTGATtattgtttctctctgtcattctaATGCTTCCCTTTGCCCGAGTAAAGCACTTTGACCTGCTCTCCAGTAAAGCTGCCCTGTCTTTCATGAGATGCTCTGGTAACTGTTTGTAGTGTTTGTAGTATTTTGTGATGTGTGCGCTGAAGTCAGGCAGGTTATTCTGCCTCCTGATATGAAACATCTGGAATAATTCATCACAGTGGCCTTGACAGCTGTAAAACCTTTGAAGAGCTGAAATGTATAACTCAAATTAAATATACATTCTTTCACCTTTTTGAAAAGTCACAGATGTGGACTCTTATCATAACTCTGTAAAAATTTTAGGACAGAAAAGAACAATAACGTCATGAGATGCTTCGTTGAATACAGTGATTAAACTTTGTGACTTTTAAGTTTAACCTTTTACGTTAGAAACatttacctgctgctgtttttcacggatttattttatatttatgtgtacgtatttgttgcatttcttattttacttcatttctaATGTGTACTCTCAGGCAGTAACGTTGAATGTACTTTGAGCTTTTGTTCTTCCAATTAAAAGACGGAAAATGGAAAACTACATTAAGAAGCAAAGTTCTTCTTTTCGTGCATGCAAATACTCTGAGCGCTCGGGCGGATGTGGCCCAATCAGAAGGCGCCAACTGGACGTTGTTCCCGGAATGTTCCGTCTTCGTCCAATCAGAGGAACATGCGTGGAGGACTACAGGAAGAGTCGGACCTCTTGGCCAATGAGGTGGCTGCACGGAATGACGTAGCGCCGGAAATACGTACTAGCTGGGACGGTTGCGTGCTCACTTTGCCGGTGTCTGTAGTGAAGCGGCGGCGGCTCGTGAGTACGAAGTGTTCCGTGTTAGCAGCGCTTCCAGACTAAATATCTGTTATTCGTGTCgaaatgttgtgtttacggGGGTTGTCGGTGGCTCTCGCGCTCGCCCTGGTTCCCGGTTCTACGGAAGCCCTGAAGGAAGGAGAGTGTGAAGGTAGGTTTGACTGCTAGCTTCACTTAGCTCCATCGTGAATGGCTGCCTGCCTTCAGCAACTTTTACAGTCTCACAGTTAGCAGAGAGCTCCGGTCCAGAGCGCGAGCCGCCCGGCAGGTGTGGAGGTGTCCGGTAACGACGGAGCCTCGTTTTCAGCCGTAGAGTCTGTTCACTCATACTCGTGTCATTTCCACACCGTGTTCTTTAAGGAAAAACATTCTCTTAAACATCACAAAATCCTGGACTGGGTCTAAAAATCAGACCGGATCCAAAACCCGGACCAGTCCACCATCACCCGCATGTCAGGCTTCAGTTCAGGAGTAAACACATTAAATGATTTCTCAAATTAATCTTCCTCACTTCTcaacaaatacatgaaatacAAACCTCAGTTATGTGATGATAATTATAATATTACAGCTCAGATTAATCGGACTGtaattttcattatcaatcagtgaaattaagattttatggtgaccaacagtccaaaccctTCACAGTTTAAATAAACTACCATATGTGacaaagaacagcagcaaactgtCACATCTGAGCTGGAAAAAAGACTTGAATAATTAATTTTACGTCctttaatcaatcaattaatcaccTACTGGTAATTAAACTGGTTTAATCTCCTCGTGTCAAAGCTCCACATGTGTTTTGGTGGTTATTCGTCcattatttgaaatattttatttttttcccacaggagtaaagagctgagagaaacttcctgtgaacacacaaaaacagaacgTTGTTGTTTGTAGATGTTGATGGTTTGATTGTTCCTCAGCAGAAAACTCACTGTTTGTATTCGCTGTAACAAAAAAAGCAGATCAGGTTTTTGCTGACGTCAAAATTAAGAAAAGATTTATGGCCGGTAAAAGTTTACCACCGGGTTTGTGTTCAGGACAGGAAATGATCAGCATCACCGTCCTGGTGTCTGTCCACAGCTGCTCCAGGTCCTTGTCTGTCCTTAGTGCCTGACGTGGATCAACAGCTGTTACTATATGATCATTTCTGTATAAGCTAATATAATTAAATTTCAtccacaaagactgaaaaccaACTCTCCCAGCAAAAATTCAAGATTCAGGATTCAggattgcttttattgtcattgagcatggacatgtcaatgaaatttgcattgcaacccctgtgtgagaaagaaaagataataaaataagataagataaaataaaataagatgaactcacaaataagataaaataaactcacaggacataaaaagtcagcatttgaaacgtatatacaatatacataaaatgcaatagtactgtgtgtatacttaaatgttaagtacacagaagatGCAGGTGAAGGTGGTCAGAGTGCAGTGTGCAAACAGATGTgtcctcacagtctctccctccaatagGTGGGAGTGACTGTGAGGACACATCTCCCAACTGCCTCTGAAGCTGTTTAATCAGAGTCTTCCTCTtcgtttcagtgtgtgtgaccttCCTCGGGAGGTTTTACCAATCGCTTAAGGACAATAACGTAAACTTCAACAACGCAGACATCGAGACGGCCATCGTGAAGAGCTGCAAAGACGCCAAAGGCAAAGAAAACCGCTTTGTAAGTGAACTGCACATCAGGAGAGTCGGTCCTTCAGTGTCGTGTGTTTGGACTTTGGATgagatgaaaagtaaaagtgaatgtatttgttatttgtttaaGAAGTGAAATGCTCCTCTGTGGCTGTGCTGGAGTTAAATGTTCATGCTACAGTTATTGTGGCTGAAAATCAGACACAGTGGAATTATCACGATGTTTGCTTCAGGTCTgaaacagtgaaagtgtgaGCTGCATGTTACAGCTTTGCTGGAAAGAACTGACATCAGATACTTTACATCTGGGCTCTGACCTGCTACGCACACCACCCGCCCACCTGCACGCCATCTCCACCATCTCCACCATCTCCACCATCTCCACCATCTCCATGACCTCTGACTGGAGCAGAACTGAAGCTGAGCTGTGAGGAAGAATATCTGTCTGGCatgaaaactgaatgaatgttAAGACTCAGCACCCACGAACCAGCTGCGCTTCTTCAGGAGGTCGagtggctaatgttagcgtAGCAGCTGGAACTCGACACACAAGGGTCCAGTTTCACAggtcctgcatgtgtttgaccAGTGAAAGGCGCTCCCTCGTGGTTTGTCAGAGTGACTCTGTACCATTAGACAGAAGCACCGCGTTGTGTTCATGCAGCACAAAGCAGCTCATGAGTTTCCATCTTTTCCTCAAAAGTGAAAAGGAGGCGCAGCGACCACACAGTAAAGACacgtctctgtctttgttttctttctgcctgtctcttGTTATGGGACACGACTTCCAAAGACGCTGACAACCAGACACTTTTCATGACGTCGGAAAGGATCAGTTCACTCACCGGCTTAAAATGAGGTCATGTAGCGCTGATGATGCAGGATTATGACATCACCAAAACCGTCCAATGAACGAGTGTCTTGCTTCTCTTGGTTTGTTTGTAAAAAGGCAGCATGAAGCAGACCAGCTCGTAAAGTCTGACCAAATGAACGACAGGGCTGTAAGTCTGCCGTGGTAGAGCCTCCATGTTCTTTGTTGGTGGTGTCTGGAGGGTGGGTGAGCcagtgaaacagagggaaactgaaACCCACCCACAGACCCATCATGCGTGGTTGAACAGTCAAATCACCCGTCTTTCTCCCGTTTCACGTTTCTAGTGTTACTACATCGGGGCAACGAATGACGCAGCCACCAAGATGATCAACGAGGTGTCCAAGCCTCTCAGCTACCACGTCCCAGTGGACAAGATCTGCGAGAAACTCAAGAAGAAGGACAGCCAGATCTGCGAACTGAAATACGGTAAGGGAGAAAAAGCTCGGCCGTATTTCTATTTTTCCAAACCATAAGACCCAGAGTTACACCTGCACCACGTTCCACTCATTCACCAGACGCTTTTGTCCAAAACAACTTACAGCGCGTGCATTCAAACCACGGAGCAGCAGAGATGCACGTCGTGTGTGTCCTTTTCAGTGCTACGCTACAAACGCTTTTTGTTAGCGGCATAACCAGGTTGAGCTTTAGGTGGTGCCTACACAACAAGGCAGGCCTCCACCTGAGTGTCAGATGGGGGAAAGACAAGAATCGCTGGGTGTCCTCAGCAGAGCAGTAGTAGAAACCATGCGAGTGTATGacgtctgtgtctttgtgtaggTGTTTGGTGAGAAATAAATAATTGCTTAATTTCATTCATGGATGGAAGGCAATAATAAAAATTTACTTACACGAACTGAGCTGCCAGGGAGAATATTAGATTTGAGTCTGAGCCGCAGTGATGAGACACCCCTCGTTGTCCTCTGAGCTTCTTTGAGTAGCATGTAGACGCTTGCTGAGTCGCAGTGTTGATGGTTGTTGATAAAAGTGCATcaaagctgctctgtgcagtttcactgtgaacaaacagatcaaaacacactgtgtgtattctGGAGGTCTCAGAAAACATTTCCGCTGTGCACGAGACAAACAAATCAGCTGCGGCTCATATTAAAAACAGCTCCCGAAGGAGTGACAAGCTCCGCCTTCAGGGATCACAGCAGCCGGGTCAtgactttgtgtcttttgttgtgtttcttgtgtAGACAAACAGCTGGACCTGAGCACAGTGGACCTGAAGAAGCTTAAAGTGAAGGACCTGAAGAAGATCCTGGAGGAGTGGGGCGAGTCCTGCAAAGGCTGCGCCGAAAAGTCCGACTTCATCCGCAAAATCACGGAGCTCATGCCCAAGTACGCCCCTTCAGCCGCCAAGGCACGGACAGAACTGTAACGAGGAGCCAAACATAGACAACCAACAACTTTGGACTTGACttaggaggaagaggaggaggaggattttgtCTGACTGTTTGTCTTGGTCTTATGGGTTTTGGAGGTGTACACTGATCTGGTAATGTTATGTTAAATGATGAAGGCTGAAGAAGACCTTTGCTGTTAAATCGAGTGTGAGGGGACGATCAGAGTGCACAGGAGCTGATTCAAGGAGCAGTTTGTCTGCTTGTGTagtcaaaacatttcacagtacGTTGGCTAAACGTGGGACCTTTGGTTATATTCTCCAACCCAAGTAATCCGTTGAtgcattttaatggaaaaaacGAGTATCTGTGACTCTTCTGTCGCTGAGCAGGGAGCCGCCGTTCTGAAGCAAAGCGTGTTGGTCagtgtgcagcctgcagctcgaACACATCGAACGTCTCCAGCCTCTGCAGACGCCAGCCGATAACACCTTAATGAAAGGACGCTGATTCATCAGAAAGTCATCGTGTTTGAAGAACGTGTTTAATGTCCTGTCGCGCTCCTCCAGCCTCAGCCTGATTTCCACGATGTGCCGCCGAGGACGAGTGAACGCGGACGCTGGTCTCTCTGAGACTTGAAGGCTCTCTGTCTTAGAACAGCGCCAACATGCCCACATGTCCATCCAAAGAGTCGTCAGTCTGTCCAGGCCCTGAAGACATCCCTGTCTAATGTGACCCCAGTGTAAGAGGCTGATCTGAAGTGAA includes the following:
- the manf gene encoding mesencephalic astrocyte-derived neurotrophic factor, yielding MLCLRGLSVALALALVPGSTEALKEGECEVCVTFLGRFYQSLKDNNVNFNNADIETAIVKSCKDAKGKENRFCYYIGATNDAATKMINEVSKPLSYHVPVDKICEKLKKKDSQICELKYDKQLDLSTVDLKKLKVKDLKKILEEWGESCKGCAEKSDFIRKITELMPKYAPSAAKARTEL